One part of the Desulfonema ishimotonii genome encodes these proteins:
- a CDS encoding RHS repeat domain-containing protein — MSRFFWRLTTLLAVYNANDNLLMRFEYAAGRMPVAMTKGGQRYYLAYDQVGSLRAVTDASGNLVKRVEYDTFGNILTDSDPLFEVPFGFAGGLHDRDTGLVRFGYRDYDPDAGRWTAKDPILFAGGDTDLYGYCVGDPVDLVDQNGLWTVAIDASVTVGAGAGGTGGITYVLDSKGNFAKLNHAGAGGFGGVGAGTALQFQVSNAPDVFHMTGQSVATGGSVDVLPGIEATGEFTVMPGGYMAFNAGAGMGPGTPVEMHSMWENTEIVSSVNLIEATVGAIKSFIDSHSKPCL, encoded by the coding sequence TTGAGCCGCTTTTTTTGGAGGCTGACCACCCTGCTGGCGGTTTATAATGCGAATGACAACCTGCTCATGCGCTTTGAATACGCGGCAGGCAGAATGCCCGTCGCCATGACAAAGGGCGGTCAGCGGTATTACCTTGCCTATGATCAGGTCGGTTCGCTGCGGGCGGTCACGGATGCGTCCGGCAATTTGGTAAAACGGGTTGAATATGATACGTTCGGTAATATTCTGACCGACAGCGATCCGCTCTTCGAAGTACCGTTCGGATTTGCGGGAGGATTGCATGACCGGGACACCGGGCTGGTAAGGTTCGGATATCGGGATTATGACCCGGATGCGGGAAGGTGGACGGCCAAGGACCCGATTTTATTTGCGGGCGGCGATACGGATTTGTATGGGTATTGTGTCGGTGATCCGGTGGATTTAGTGGATCAGAATGGATTGTGGACCGTAGCGATTGATGCATCAGTTACTGTAGGTGCCGGAGCGGGGGGGACCGGAGGTATTACTTACGTCTTGGATTCAAAAGGAAATTTTGCTAAGTTGAATCATGCTGGCGCTGGAGGATTTGGAGGAGTTGGTGCGGGAACTGCATTACAATTTCAAGTTAGCAATGCTCCAGACGTATTTCATATGACGGGTCAGAGTGTGGCAACAGGAGGATCAGTGGATGTACTCCCTGGAATTGAAGCAACAGGTGAATTTACTGTTATGCCTGGAGGTTATATGGCATTTAACGCCGGAGCTGGGATGGGGCCAGGAACTCCAGTAGAAATGCATTCAATGTGGGAAAACACTGAAATAGTCTCCTCTGTCAATCTGATCGAAGCAACGGTGGGAGCAATAAAATCTTTTATTGATTCTCATTCTAAACCTTGTCTCTAA
- a CDS encoding DUF4288 domain-containing protein, producing the protein MSDKKEFYSAKCLFKFERLRDEDGRIKYEERITLFKATGFDNAIIIAEQEAEKYAEKEGGEYLGFINVYKLYGKKMSKICEVYSCMRKSELGEDDYLDRYYDTGDECGSVYEKLSSKDIRLILTDKQEMSANMALIIKQMHIVEKKIFSDMLKDLIDDPDEKYLVDAERIGKKLLAKALFILESLHQSKQA; encoded by the coding sequence ATGTCCGATAAGAAAGAATTTTACAGTGCAAAGTGTCTTTTCAAATTTGAAAGACTAAGAGACGAAGACGGGAGAATAAAATATGAAGAAAGAATAACTCTGTTCAAAGCAACAGGATTTGATAATGCTATTATCATTGCGGAACAGGAAGCAGAGAAATATGCGGAAAAAGAAGGCGGCGAGTATTTGGGGTTTATCAATGTTTATAAGTTATATGGCAAAAAAATGTCGAAAATCTGCGAAGTATATTCATGTATGCGGAAAAGCGAGCTTGGAGAAGATGATTATCTGGACAGATATTATGATACAGGAGACGAGTGTGGGAGCGTCTATGAAAAACTGTCGTCCAAGGATATCCGCCTTATATTGACGGATAAACAAGAAATGTCTGCCAATATGGCTTTGATTATCAAACAAATGCATATTGTAGAAAAAAAAATTTTTTCTGATATGCTAAAAGATCTTATAGACGATCCCGATGAAAAATATTTGGTTGATGCCGAAAGGATAGGAAAAAAGTTACTTGCAAAAGCATTGTTTATACTTGAATCTTTGCATCAATCCAAGCAAGCATAA
- a CDS encoding RHS repeat-associated core domain-containing protein — MVKRVEYDTFGNVISDSNTAFAVPFGFAGGLYDADTGLVRFGYRDYDPDTGRWTAKDPILFAGGDTDLYGYCLSDPVNWIDPDGLTQHGPRNVRTSHGGTIADEKGVGIRNIQKRKNNKKLPPKSKKDIKKKKEKKKKGKLRIPPIPNSDSFYPIIIINPDAMEKTIDEYFNPCLDDA; from the coding sequence TTGGTAAAACGGGTTGAATATGATACGTTCGGCAATGTCATCAGCGACAGCAACACCGCCTTTGCCGTGCCCTTCGGCTTCGCAGGCGGGCTGTATGACGCAGACACCGGGCTGGTAAGATTCGGGTATCGGGATTATGACCCGGACACGGGAAGGTGGACCGCCAAAGACCCGATTTTATTTGCCGGTGGCGATACGGATCTGTATGGGTATTGTCTGAGTGATCCGGTGAATTGGATTGATCCTGACGGTTTGACACAACATGGGCCTCGAAATGTCCGAACTTCTCACGGAGGAACAATAGCGGATGAAAAGGGGGTAGGAATAAGGAACATACAAAAAAGGAAAAACAATAAAAAACTGCCTCCAAAATCAAAGAAGGATATCAAAAAGAAAAAGGAGAAAAAGAAAAAGGGAAAATTAAGAATTCCGCCAATACCGAACTCTGATTCGTTTTATCCCATTATCATTATTAATCCGGACGCAATGGAGAAAACAATTGATGAGTACTTTAATCCATGTCTTGATGATGCATAG
- a CDS encoding RHS repeat-associated core domain-containing protein: protein MYDGSDNLLMRFEYADGRMPVAMTKGGQRYYLAYDQVGSLRAVTDASGNLVKRVEYDTFGNVISDSNTAFAVPFGFAGGLYDADTGLVRFGYRDYDPDTGRWTAKDPILFAGGDTDLYGYCLNEPVNLTDPNGLEIDWEKFFKYTNTVSRHSTKFLNRMEKIEIFVTKKIAKKFGLPVGTIVTKIGPIAGGALGAAVYILVNSSETGGDLLVMPDGRIYHMDEIGYYDNSKTTSCSK from the coding sequence GTGTACGACGGCAGCGACAACCTGCTCATGCGCTTTGAATACGCAGACGGCAGAATGCCCGTCGCCATGACAAAGGGCGGACAGCGGTATTATCTTGCATATGATCAGGTCGGTTCGCTGCGGGCGGTCACGGATGCGTCCGGCAATCTGGTAAAACGGGTTGAATATGATACGTTCGGCAATGTCATCAGCGACAGCAACACCGCCTTTGCCGTGCCCTTCGGCTTCGCAGGCGGGCTGTATGACGCAGACACCGGGCTGGTAAGATTCGGGTATCGGGATTATGACCCGGACACGGGAAGGTGGACCGCCAAAGACCCGATTTTATTTGCCGGTGGCGATACGGATCTGTATGGGTATTGCCTAAATGAACCGGTTAATCTGACTGATCCGAATGGGTTGGAAATTGATTGGGAAAAATTTTTTAAATACACAAATACTGTATCCAGACATTCCACTAAATTTTTGAATCGAATGGAAAAGATCGAGATATTTGTGACAAAAAAGATAGCCAAAAAATTTGGTTTGCCAGTGGGAACTATAGTCACAAAAATAGGTCCTATTGCAGGCGGAGCTTTGGGTGCTGCTGTATATATACTGGTTAATAGCTCTGAAACAGGCGGAGATCTTCTGGTAATGCCTGATGGCAGAATTTATCACATGGATGAAATTGGATATTATGATAACTCGAAAACAACATCTTGTAGCAAATAG
- a CDS encoding RHS repeat-associated core domain-containing protein — MKQVGYDTFGNVISDSNTAFAVPFGFAGGLYDADTGLVRFGYRDYDPDTGRWTAKDPILFAGGDTDLYGYCVNDPVNWIDPSGLINWGKLVTGALSVTDGMTMAGTAISVTVGTAVLTKNPLLTGTIAVMMIPAFAGGIYDINHGFHLIQDAFSENEEKNAQCK; from the coding sequence GTGAAACAGGTCGGGTATGATACGTTCGGCAATGTCATCAGCGACAGCAACACCGCCTTTGCCGTGCCCTTCGGCTTCGCAGGCGGCCTGTATGACGCAGACACCGGGCTGGTAAGATTCGGGTATCGGGATTATGACCCGGACACCGGACGGTGGACCGCCAAAGACCCCATCCTCTTTGCTGGCGGGGATACGGATCTGTATGGGTATTGTGTTAATGATCCGGTGAACTGGATTGATCCGTCCGGCTTGATAAATTGGGGGAAATTAGTTACCGGAGCGCTTTCAGTTACTGATGGCATGACAATGGCAGGTACAGCAATCAGTGTAACGGTCGGTACAGCGGTATTAACAAAAAATCCCCTTCTGACAGGTACTATAGCTGTAATGATGATACCCGCTTTTGCTGGCGGAATTTATGATATAAACCACGGATTTCATCTTATCCAAGATGCTTTTTCCGAAAACGAAGAAAAAAACGCTCAATGCAAATAA
- a CDS encoding tetratricopeptide repeat protein — MSEYLKHILKKADRFEAIHKYDDAIDLYDKLIESDYCEARLFALRGYSKFKAKYYSDAINDFSKAIDLKADVPTTFFYRARSKEEIGDIDGALDDYKKSAELDYDKPDVHINMGMIYEYLGDVKKAMEEYQITLKLDPENEIAINSLEVLCNQ; from the coding sequence ATGAGTGAATATTTGAAACATATATTGAAAAAAGCAGATAGATTTGAGGCAATTCACAAATACGATGATGCTATAGATCTTTATGATAAGCTAATAGAATCTGATTACTGTGAAGCCCGGTTATTTGCTTTAAGAGGATATTCCAAGTTTAAAGCAAAGTATTATAGCGATGCAATCAATGATTTTAGCAAAGCTATAGATTTGAAAGCTGATGTTCCTACCACTTTTTTTTACAGGGCACGATCAAAAGAGGAAATAGGTGACATTGATGGCGCGTTGGATGATTACAAAAAAAGTGCGGAGTTGGACTATGATAAACCAGACGTACACATTAATATGGGCATGATCTATGAATATCTTGGTGATGTGAAAAAAGCTATGGAAGAATATCAGATCACCCTTAAATTAGACCCGGAAAATGAAATAGCCATCAACAGCTTAGAAGTGCTTTGCAACCAATAG
- a CDS encoding RHS repeat domain-containing protein produces the protein MYDGSDNLLMRFEYADGRMPVAMTKGGQRYYLAYDQVGSLRAVTDASGNLVKRIEYDTFGNVTSDSNTAFAVPFGFAGGLYDADTGLVRFGYRDYDPDAGRWTAKDPIGFAGGDTDLYGYCLSDPVNWIDPDGLTAVMEWAVPIAIVISQLDTSLPGPADAIAGAIIGAAWLYDNWPDILLLNENSEGIDDPCQKKKKIKAKDRRKAEKEKDREQKHGDADWEEPASEDYAKWKARQLEKRSGKGARREAHDAPHLRDRSKKRLNGDYE, from the coding sequence GTGTACGACGGCAGCGACAACCTGCTCATGCGCTTTGAATACGCAGACGGCAGAATGCCCGTCGCCATGACAAAGGGCGGACAGCGGTATTATCTTGCATATGATCAGGTCGGTTCGCTGCGGGCGGTCACGGATGCGTCCGGCAATCTGGTGAAGCGGATTGAATATGATACGTTCGGCAATGTCACCAGCGACAGCAACACCGCCTTTGCCGTGCCCTTCGGCTTCGCAGGCGGGCTGTATGACGCAGACACCGGGCTGGTAAGATTCGGGTATCGGGATTATGACCCGGATGCGGGGCGGTGGACGGCGAAAGACCCCATTGGGTTTGCCGGTGGCGATACGGATTTGTATGGGTATTGTCTGAGTGATCCGGTGAATTGGATTGATCCTGACGGGCTTACTGCTGTGATGGAATGGGCCGTACCGATAGCTATCGTAATCTCACAGCTTGACACATCACTTCCCGGCCCCGCCGATGCAATTGCCGGAGCCATTATAGGCGCTGCCTGGCTTTACGATAACTGGCCTGATATTTTATTATTGAATGAAAATTCCGAAGGCATTGATGATCCTTGTCAAAAGAAAAAAAAGATAAAAGCTAAGGATCGACGAAAAGCAGAGAAAGAAAAGGATAGAGAACAAAAACATGGCGATGCAGATTGGGAAGAGCCTGCTTCAGAAGATTATGCAAAATGGAAAGCAAGGCAGTTAGAAAAACGAAGTGGAAAAGGTGCAAGGCGGGAAGCTCATGATGCACCACACTTGAGGGATAGATCTAAAAAAAGACTTAACGGAGATTATGAATAA
- a CDS encoding RHS repeat domain-containing protein — MSDSALTLSRDFNGYGETDREAHSVGGDQMVWEVIERDNAGRIRQKTETVGGEAVTYDYDYDEMGRLLTVLKDGTPVEEYRYDAAGRRNYELNTRRGISRTADGDFDYDDADCLTEIGDADYEYDADGFLLQKTDGADVTQYDYSLWGELLSVTLPDERFIEYVHDPLGRRIAKTADGTITEKYLWTGLTTLLAVYDGGDNLLMRFEYAGSRMPVAMTKGGTRYYLVYDQVGTLRAVTDASGNLVKRVEYDTFGNVISDSNTAFAVPFGFAGGLYDADTGLIRFGYRDYDPDTGRWTAKDPILFAGGDTDLYGYCLNDPVNLTDPEGLIFGSTVAKLVGKIMGRSAQEITTVGQLSDAAISIGIETSGQSPNIPGKLGYAADGLQIQGGYQLGMLGVSIAGQGLVSPAIPVILSGGAGWQIGSGLNNIYERFFGQSFGEYAYDFKEYVREHFENRNSQCK; from the coding sequence GTGAGTGACAGCGCTCTGACCCTGTCCCGTGATTTCAACGGCTACGGCGAAACGGACCGGGAAGCGCATTCTGTCGGCGGCGATCAGATGGTGTGGGAAGTGATCGAGCGGGACAATGCCGGGCGGATCAGACAAAAGACCGAAACCGTCGGTGGCGAAGCGGTCACATATGACTATGATTACGATGAGATGGGCCGTCTGCTCACGGTGCTGAAAGACGGGACGCCTGTCGAAGAGTACCGGTATGACGCCGCGGGCCGGAGAAATTACGAACTGAATACCCGGCGGGGCATTTCCCGGACAGCGGACGGGGATTTTGACTATGATGACGCGGACTGCCTGACAGAAATCGGGGACGCGGATTATGAATATGACGCAGACGGGTTCCTTCTTCAAAAGACCGACGGCGCGGATGTGACGCAGTATGATTATTCCCTCTGGGGCGAACTGCTGAGCGTTACCCTGCCCGATGAGCGTTTTATCGAATATGTCCACGACCCGCTGGGCCGCCGTATTGCCAAAACGGCTGACGGCACAATCACGGAGAAGTACCTCTGGACCGGGCTGACCACTCTGCTGGCGGTGTACGACGGCGGCGATAACCTGCTCATGCGCTTCGAATACGCGGGCAGCAGAATGCCCGTCGCCATGACAAAGGGCGGCACCCGGTATTATCTTGTATACGATCAGGTCGGCACGCTGCGGGCGGTCACGGATGCGTCCGGCAATCTGGTAAAGCGGGTTGAATATGATACGTTCGGCAATGTTATCAGCGACAGCAACACCGCCTTTGCCGTGCCCTTCGGCTTCGCAGGCGGGCTGTATGACGCAGACACCGGGCTGATACGCTTCGGCTATCGGGATTATGACCCGGATACAGGACGGTGGACCGCCAAAGACCCGATTTTATTTGCAGGCGGCGATACGGATCTGTATGGGTATTGCCTAAATGACCCGGTTAATCTGACTGATCCGGAAGGGTTAATATTTGGAAGTACCGTAGCTAAACTGGTAGGCAAGATAATGGGAAGGTCTGCTCAAGAAATAACAACAGTCGGTCAATTATCGGATGCTGCAATTTCAATCGGAATTGAAACTTCAGGACAATCACCTAATATACCTGGCAAATTAGGTTACGCTGCTGATGGTTTGCAAATACAAGGTGGTTATCAACTTGGAATGTTAGGAGTCTCTATTGCTGGGCAGGGCTTGGTCTCTCCAGCGATTCCTGTAATACTTTCGGGTGGGGCAGGTTGGCAGATTGGCAGTGGACTTAATAATATATACGAACGTTTCTTTGGACAATCTTTTGGTGAATATGCCTATGATTTTAAAGAATATGTAAGAGAACATTTTGAAAATAGGAATAGCCAATGCAAGTAG
- a CDS encoding RHS repeat domain-containing protein — protein MPVAMTKGGQRYYLAYDQVGTLRAVADASGNAVKRIQYDSFGNVISDSDTAFAVPFGFAGGLHDADTGLVRFGYRDYDPDTGRWTAKDPILFAGRDTDLYGYCLGDPVNLVDEDGRLWGEIAFAAGIAYLSKIAWDSMKTAYESARFSKELGIAADRALDNQEWEKAELYKQLQKHVAKETYDDILKIMQSIPNMSNTGPVATDNVSLWSVEFMSRLLAKINESKAKPCQAD, from the coding sequence ATGCCGGTCGCCATGACAAAGGGCGGGCAGCGGTATTATCTTGCGTATGATCAGGTCGGCACGCTGCGGGCGGTTGCGGATGCGTCCGGCAATGCGGTGAAACGCATTCAATATGATTCCTTCGGCAATGTCATCAGCGACAGCGACACCGCCTTTGCCGTGCCCTTCGGCTTCGCAGGCGGGCTGCATGACGCAGATACCGGGCTGGTAAGATTCGGGTATCGGGATTATGACCCGGATACGGGACGGTGGACGGCAAAAGACCCGATTTTATTTGCAGGTAGGGATACGGATTTGTATGGGTATTGTCTGGGGGATCCGGTGAATCTGGTTGATGAAGATGGCAGGCTCTGGGGAGAAATTGCTTTCGCGGCAGGTATTGCTTACCTGTCGAAGATAGCATGGGATTCAATGAAAACTGCTTATGAGTCAGCGCGTTTTTCTAAAGAATTAGGTATTGCCGCTGATCGAGCTCTTGATAATCAGGAATGGGAAAAGGCTGAATTATACAAGCAGTTGCAGAAACATGTTGCAAAGGAAACATATGACGATATATTAAAAATCATGCAGAGCATACCTAACATGAGCAATACAGGACCAGTGGCTACTGATAATGTTTCACTTTGGTCTGTTGAATTTATGAGTCGGCTCTTGGCAAAAATAAACGAATCGAAGGCAAAGCCATGCCAAGCAGATTAA
- a CDS encoding RHS repeat-associated core domain-containing protein — MKFPVIQQMIIHSFLAELHNADFRVPFGFAGGLYDEDTGLVRFGYRDYDPDTGRWTAKDPILFAGGDADLYGYCLGNPVNMIDPEGTFVFAGSAAAAALVKAGIITIGAMGAIIAGGWLHDVLFNESSESDDKGNLPDPSILGDSIITGPCPSGPEDPKDKKRKGEFKSTKQRKQLERYKGSLGFCGVVKYGCQCNSL; from the coding sequence TTGAAATTTCCTGTTATCCAACAGATGATAATTCATAGTTTTTTAGCCGAATTGCACAACGCTGATTTCAGAGTGCCCTTCGGCTTCGCAGGCGGGCTGTATGACGAAGACACCGGCCTGGTACGCTTCGGGTATCGGGATTATGACCCGGATACGGGAAGATGGACGGCCAAGGATCCGATTTTATTTGCGGGCGGGGATGCGGATTTGTATGGGTATTGTCTTGGTAATCCGGTGAATATGATTGATCCGGAGGGAACTTTTGTTTTTGCAGGCAGTGCCGCGGCTGCCGCATTGGTCAAAGCAGGTATTATCACAATCGGGGCCATGGGAGCCATTATTGCAGGCGGATGGCTGCATGATGTTCTGTTCAATGAAAGTTCCGAAAGTGATGATAAAGGTAATTTACCTGATCCCAGTATTCTTGGAGATTCCATAATTACAGGACCATGCCCGTCCGGTCCTGAAGATCCTAAAGATAAAAAACGTAAAGGTGAATTTAAAAGTACAAAGCAAAGAAAACAACTTGAGAGGTACAAAGGCTCTTTGGGATTTTGCGGGGTAGTAAAATATGGTTGTCAGTGTAACAGCCTTTAA
- a CDS encoding RHS repeat domain-containing protein, producing the protein MRISLTRDNYTLTTSSNANRVVIDKNLPYENDGLLTGAGDFTITRKEQNGLPESVSDSALTLSRDFSGYGETDKETYAVGGGNALVWEVTERDEAGRIKQKTETVGGEAVTYDYDYDEMGRLLTVLKDGELVEEYRYDAAGRRNYELNTRRGISRTTDGDFDYDDEDCLTGIGDADYEYDEDGFLLQKTDGADVTQYDYSLRGELLSVTLPDERFIEYVHDPLGRRIAKTADGTITEKYLWAGLTTLLAVYDGSDNLLMRFEYADGRMPVAMTKGGQRYYLAYDQVGSLRAVTDASGNLVKRIEYDTFGNILTDSDPLFEVPFGFAGGLHDRDTGLIRFGYRDYDPDTGRWTAKDPILFAGGDTDLYGYVLNDPVNWIDSDGLAPKDKLYGLPKKFWNWYHRKIKQPGDPDLTKEDAYDYYEEWKDSGEPGPDNDKKRMKPPIPKFPIRGPIIFCFPRINDHFINNFEGACPSDT; encoded by the coding sequence TTGCGGATAAGCCTAACCAGGGACAATTATACACTGACAACGTCTTCAAATGCCAATCGCGTTGTCATCGACAAAAACTTGCCATATGAGAATGACGGCCTGCTGACCGGGGCCGGGGATTTTACCATCACCCGGAAGGAACAGAACGGCCTTCCCGAATCGGTGAGTGACAGCGCGCTGACCCTGTCCCGTGATTTCAGCGGCTACGGCGAAACAGACAAAGAAACCTATGCCGTGGGCGGCGGAAATGCGCTGGTATGGGAAGTAACCGAACGGGACGAGGCCGGGCGGATTAAGCAGAAGACCGAAACCGTCGGTGGCGAAGCGGTCACATATGACTATGATTACGATGAGATGGGCCGTCTGCTCACGGTGCTGAAAGACGGGGAGCTTGTCGAAGAGTACCGATATGACGCCGCAGGCCGGAGAAATTATGAACTGAATACCCGGCGGGGCATTTCCCGGACAACGGACGGGGATTTTGACTATGATGACGAGGACTGCCTGACCGGAATCGGGGACGCGGATTACGAATATGACGAAGACGGGTTCCTTCTTCAAAAGACCGACGGCGCGGATGTGACGCAGTATGATTATTCCCTCCGGGGCGAACTGCTGAGCGTTACCCTGCCCGATGAGCGTTTTATCGAATATGTCCACGACCCGCTGGGCCGCCGTATTGCCAAAACGGCTGACGGCACAATCACGGAGAAGTACCTCTGGGCCGGGCTGACCACCCTGCTGGCTGTGTACGACGGCAGCGACAACCTGCTCATGCGCTTTGAATACGCAGACGGCAGAATGCCCGTCGCCATGACAAAGGGCGGACAGCGGTATTATCTTGCATATGATCAGGTCGGTTCGCTGCGGGCGGTCACGGATGCGTCCGGCAATCTGGTGAAGCGGATTGAATATGATACGTTCGGCAATATTCTGACCGACAGCGATCCGCTCTTCGAAGTACCGTTCGGATTTGCCGGAGGATTGCATGACCGGGATACCGGTTTGATACGCTTCGGGTATCGGGATTATGACCCGGATACAGGACGGTGGACCGCCAAAGACCCGATTTTATTTGCAGGCGGCGATACGGATCTGTATGGGTATGTCCTAAATGATCCCGTTAATTGGATTGATTCTGATGGATTAGCTCCTAAAGACAAACTGTATGGTTTGCCGAAAAAATTTTGGAATTGGTATCACAGAAAAATAAAACAGCCCGGAGACCCTGATCTCACAAAAGAAGATGCCTACGACTATTATGAAGAATGGAAGGACTCAGGTGAACCGGGGCCTGATAATGATAAGAAGCGGATGAAACCGCCGATTCCCAAATTTCCCATCCGAGGACCTATCATATTTTGTTTCCCAAGGATCAATGATCATTTCATAAATAATTTTGAAGGTGCATGTCCTTCAGATACTTAA
- a CDS encoding RHS repeat-associated core domain-containing protein produces the protein MPVAMTKGGQRYYLAYDQVGTLRAVTDASGNAVKRVGYDTFGNVISDSNTAFAVPFGFAGGLHDADTGLIRFGYRDYDPDTGRWTAKDPILFAGGDTDLYGYCLGDPVNGIDPDGRFVFAAAFAFGAISSYGGLAMLGDAAVAFAIGQIIASQMAKDNLPDISILGGAVIKDSGPCPTDPDEDPDDKKRKNKDRDKHGGGKKDIDNISREFGIDRRGFGKYVEEIKPLESRGGNDNLSYQRLRELAKEYKGLK, from the coding sequence ATGCCGGTCGCCATGACAAAGGGCGGACAGCGGTATTACCTTGCCTATGATCAGGTCGGCACGCTGCGGGCGGTCACGGATGCGTCCGGCAATGCGGTGAAGCGGGTCGGGTATGATACGTTCGGCAATGTCATCAGCGACAGCAACACCGCGTTTGCCGTGCCCTTCGGCTTCGCAGGCGGGCTGCATGACGCAGACACCGGGCTGATAAGATTCGGGTATCGGGATTATGACCCGGATACGGGGCGGTGGACGGCGAAAGACCCGATTTTATTTGCAGGCGGGGATACGGATCTGTATGGGTATTGTCTGGGGGATCCGGTAAACGGGATTGACCCGGACGGCAGATTTGTTTTCGCAGCGGCGTTCGCATTCGGTGCCATATCTTCATACGGCGGGCTGGCCATGCTCGGAGACGCCGCCGTCGCTTTCGCAATCGGACAGATTATCGCTTCCCAGATGGCTAAAGACAATCTGCCGGATATCAGCATTCTCGGAGGCGCTGTAATCAAAGACTCAGGTCCGTGTCCAACCGACCCCGATGAAGATCCTGATGATAAAAAACGAAAAAATAAAGACAGAGATAAACATGGAGGTGGAAAAAAAGATATAGATAACATCTCAAGAGAATTTGGGATTGATAGGCGTGGTTTCGGAAAATATGTTGAAGAAATAAAACCTCTGGAAAGCCGTGGAGGCAATGATAATCTTAGTTATCAACGCCTTAGAGAATTAGCTAAAGAATACAAAGGATTGAAGTAA
- a CDS encoding RHS repeat-associated core domain-containing protein, with translation MLTKLADSTIPERCLWAGLTTLPALYEYDGDNTLKMRFEYAAGRMPVAMTKGGQRYYLAYDQVGTLRAVTDASGNAVKRVGYDTFGNVISDSNTAFAVPFGFAGGLYDADTGLIRFGYRDYDPDTGRWTAKDPIGFAGGDTDLYGYCLGDPVNWADPEGLRIQLMGTPEQQQYILSQLRQFIYGSLSFNEQGMLSRTPCDNDGSIEADIDELILSENLYRIFAHLSENGWGRSSTVPTNTGADIYFDPDVNANYPSGFLSTSPITPAAELAHELGRATQIQKGEAHGRYGTETRRRSNENAVKRANRAFKRMGMKPRTQY, from the coding sequence TTGCTGACGAAATTGGCTGACAGCACAATTCCGGAGAGATGTCTCTGGGCAGGCCTGACCACCCTGCCAGCTTTATACGAATATGATGGCGACAACACCCTGAAAATGCGCTTCGAATACGCGGCGGGCAGAATGCCGGTCGCCATGACAAAGGGCGGGCAGCGGTATTATCTTGCGTATGATCAGGTGGGCACGCTGCGGGCGGTCACGGATGCGTCCGGCAATGCGGTGAAGCGGGTCGGATATGATACGTTCGGCAATGTTATCAGCGACAGCAACACCGCCTTTGCCGTGCCCTTCGGCTTCGCAGGCGGGCTGTATGACGCAGACACCGGGCTGATACGCTTCGGGTATCGGGATTATGACCCGGATACCGGGCGGTGGACGGCGAAAGATCCCATCGGGTTTGCCGGGGGCGATACGGATTTGTATGGGTATTGTCTGGGGGATCCGGTGAATTGGGCTGATCCAGAGGGGTTGCGAATTCAACTTATGGGGACTCCTGAGCAACAGCAATATATACTCAGTCAGCTCAGACAGTTTATATACGGAAGCTTATCTTTTAACGAGCAGGGTATGCTTTCACGTACTCCATGCGATAATGACGGAAGCATTGAAGCCGATATTGATGAATTAATTTTGAGTGAAAATTTATATCGGATTTTTGCCCATCTCTCTGAAAACGGATGGGGACGTTCTTCAACCGTCCCAACAAATACCGGTGCAGATATATATTTTGACCCCGATGTTAACGCAAATTATCCGTCAGGATTTCTTAGCACATCGCCTATTACGCCTGCTGCGGAATTGGCTCATGAATTAGGTAGAGCAACTCAAATTCAAAAAGGAGAAGCACATGGTCGTTACGGAACTGAAACTCGAAGACGTTCTAATGAAAATGCGGTAAAGCGCGCCAATCGAGCTTTTAAAAGAATGGGAATGAAACCCAGAACCCAATATTAA